From a region of the Corallococcus coralloides DSM 2259 genome:
- the nuoK gene encoding NADH-quinone oxidoreductase subunit NuoK, protein MVPISYYLLLAAALFCMGMFGVLVRTNALVVFMCVELMLNAVNLTFLAFARMHGEGTGHVSAFFVIAVAAAEAAIGLAIVIAVFRSRGSVNVDDIRTMKH, encoded by the coding sequence ATGGTCCCCATCTCCTACTACCTCCTGCTGGCCGCGGCCCTCTTCTGCATGGGCATGTTCGGCGTGCTGGTGCGCACGAACGCGCTGGTCGTCTTCATGTGCGTGGAGCTGATGCTCAACGCGGTCAACCTCACGTTCCTGGCCTTCGCGCGCATGCACGGCGAAGGCACCGGCCACGTGTCCGCCTTCTTCGTCATCGCCGTGGCGGCCGCGGAAGCGGCCATCGGTCTGGCCATCGTCATCGCGGTCTTCCGCAGTCGCGGGTCCGTGAACGTCGACGACATCCGGACGATGAAGCACTAA
- a CDS encoding NADH-quinone oxidoreductase subunit J has protein sequence MNIELVLFGVFAVMTLLSAGLVITARSPINSAMALVSTFFFLAGIYVLLWAHTVAAVQVLVYAGAIMVLFLFVIMLLNLGDAPHRGKPTATRLLGGASAVGLLAVLAVTLGRMNAQPAQLDAKGQAAFGTMAAIGETIFTTWLLPFEAVSLLLLVAMVGAVVVAKSRI, from the coding sequence TTGAACATCGAATTGGTCCTCTTCGGCGTCTTCGCCGTCATGACGCTGCTGTCGGCGGGGCTGGTCATCACCGCGCGGAGCCCCATCAACTCCGCCATGGCCCTGGTATCGACGTTCTTCTTCCTGGCCGGCATCTACGTGCTGCTCTGGGCGCACACGGTGGCCGCCGTGCAGGTGCTCGTGTACGCGGGCGCCATCATGGTGCTCTTCCTGTTCGTCATCATGCTGCTCAACCTGGGTGACGCCCCCCACCGCGGAAAGCCCACGGCGACGCGGCTCCTGGGTGGCGCCTCCGCGGTGGGCCTGCTCGCGGTGCTGGCCGTGACGCTGGGCCGGATGAACGCGCAGCCCGCGCAGCTGGACGCGAAGGGCCAGGCGGCGTTCGGCACCATGGCGGCCATCGGCGAGACCATCTTCACCACCTGGCTGCTGCCCTTCGAAGCGGTCAGCCTGCTCCTGCTGGTGGCCATGGTGGGCGCGGTGGTGGTGGCCAAGTCCCGCATCTGA
- the nuoF gene encoding NADH-quinone oxidoreductase subunit NuoF, translated as MASTAKTVEAVISAAWGKPQSWTLDSYRSRGGYDGLKRALSMEPAAIIDEVKKSNLRGRGGAGFPTGMKWSFVPKDSPKPKYLAVNGDESEPGTFKDRYILENDPHMMLEGIAIASYALGVHTCYVYLRGEFKFQAERTQAAIDEAYKAGIFGKSLMGKEGFALDCFLVRGAGAYICGEETALLESLEGKKGWPRLKPPFPAVVGLFGCPTVVNNVETLASVPPILAKGADWYAKLGTDKSGGTHLVCLSGSVNRPGVYEVGMHTTILELIHDDKYGQGMPKGRKVKAVIPGGSSAPVLGADELDVALEFEALKMKQTMAGSGGVIVMDDATCMVRSLWRVARFYAEESCGQCTPCREGTPWQTRLLRKIEEGRAEMSDIDMLSNVASSIAPYPPIGLGNTICALGDAAALPTHSFLMRFRDEFEAHVREHRCPYGDHPWGSFGDWS; from the coding sequence ATGGCCTCTACGGCAAAGACGGTCGAAGCCGTCATCTCGGCGGCCTGGGGCAAGCCCCAGTCCTGGACCCTGGACAGCTACCGCTCGCGCGGCGGCTATGACGGGCTCAAGCGCGCGCTCTCCATGGAGCCCGCCGCCATCATCGACGAGGTGAAGAAGTCCAACCTCCGCGGCCGCGGCGGCGCGGGCTTCCCCACGGGCATGAAGTGGAGCTTCGTCCCCAAGGACAGCCCCAAGCCCAAGTACCTGGCCGTCAACGGCGACGAGTCCGAGCCGGGCACCTTCAAGGACCGCTACATCCTGGAGAACGACCCGCACATGATGCTGGAGGGCATCGCCATCGCGTCGTACGCGCTGGGCGTGCACACCTGCTACGTGTACCTGCGCGGCGAGTTCAAGTTCCAGGCGGAGCGCACCCAGGCGGCCATCGACGAGGCCTACAAGGCCGGCATCTTCGGCAAGTCGCTGATGGGCAAGGAGGGCTTCGCGCTCGACTGCTTCCTGGTCCGCGGCGCGGGCGCGTACATCTGCGGCGAGGAGACGGCGCTCCTGGAGTCCCTGGAGGGCAAGAAGGGCTGGCCCCGCCTGAAGCCCCCCTTCCCCGCGGTGGTGGGCCTCTTCGGCTGCCCCACGGTGGTGAACAACGTGGAGACGCTCGCCAGCGTGCCTCCCATCCTCGCCAAGGGCGCGGACTGGTACGCGAAGCTGGGCACGGACAAGTCGGGCGGCACGCACCTGGTCTGCCTGTCCGGCTCCGTGAACCGCCCCGGCGTCTACGAGGTGGGGATGCACACCACCATCCTGGAGCTGATCCACGACGACAAGTACGGCCAGGGCATGCCCAAGGGCCGCAAGGTCAAGGCGGTCATCCCGGGCGGTTCCTCGGCGCCGGTGCTGGGCGCGGACGAACTGGACGTGGCGCTGGAGTTCGAGGCGCTGAAGATGAAGCAGACGATGGCCGGCTCCGGCGGCGTCATCGTGATGGACGACGCCACCTGCATGGTGCGCAGCCTCTGGCGCGTGGCCCGCTTCTACGCGGAAGAGTCCTGCGGCCAGTGCACCCCGTGCCGCGAGGGCACGCCGTGGCAGACGCGCCTCCTGCGCAAGATCGAGGAAGGCCGCGCGGAGATGAGCGACATCGACATGCTGTCGAACGTCGCCTCCTCCATCGCGCCCTACCCTCCCATCGGCCTGGGCAACACCATCTGCGCGCTGGGTGACGCGGCGGCGCTGCCCACGCACTCCTTCCTCATGCGGTTCCGGGACGAGTTCGAGGCTCACGTACGGGAGCACCGCTGCCCGTACGGTGACCACCCCTGGGGTTCCTTCGGAGACTGGTCTTGA